From the genome of Blautia pseudococcoides, one region includes:
- a CDS encoding chemotaxis protein CheD codes for MDKITVGIAEGRIAFDGQMLVTYALGSCVGICLYDSKIKIAGLAHIVLPDENSATVKSNPYKFAKSGIPALIMEMQKHGADKKRMTAKIAGGAKMFHTGGLEWDIGEKNTVAVRQTLRMAGIRIVAEDTGANYGRTLEFCADDGTVQVKTVRKKTVNL; via the coding sequence ATGGATAAAATTACAGTAGGTATTGCGGAAGGCAGGATTGCCTTTGACGGACAGATGCTGGTCACTTATGCATTAGGGTCCTGTGTGGGTATCTGCCTGTACGACAGCAAAATAAAAATAGCCGGACTGGCTCATATCGTGCTGCCGGATGAGAACAGCGCTACCGTAAAGAGTAATCCCTATAAGTTTGCAAAAAGCGGGATTCCCGCACTGATCATGGAAATGCAGAAACACGGGGCCGACAAAAAAAGGATGACAGCTAAAATAGCCGGGGGAGCCAAGATGTTCCATACCGGCGGTTTGGAATGGGATATTGGTGAAAAGAACACTGTGGCTGTCAGGCAGACCCTGCGTATGGCAGGTATCCGTATTGTTGCCGAGGACACAGGGGCCAATTACGGCAGGACTCTGGAATTTTGTGCTGACGACGGCACAGTCCAGGTAAAAACAGTAAGAAAAAAAACAGTAAATTTATAA
- a CDS encoding chemotaxis protein CheA, translating to MGYFDADAEEMLEVYLLETRQLMEQLNGVLLEADKNKTFSEDDINTVFRIMHTIKSSSAMMGLHALSGMAHKLEDLFSYYREQKGEISRIKPELFDLLFKVSDFVDNELKRMLEDNYTPKDTNEIEKKIEDYLKSLEELSHIKDAADMPIPAEADSASSRTEETEKKSETIPVGIPESFQKKPGVVIRIRFEEGCRMENIRAYMIIRKIGSLCSSVESYPQDLEKSQQGAEYINKNGVFIRFESDKKEEVLDAVKRGLFVKDHEVLRDEEKKPEAPPEKKARKADSPSETKEVEFLNVRTDRLDRLQNLSGELLILMLTLDEELKSRGMDDLREGTAYQVNRLIEEMERTVMEIRMVPVSKVIPKLKRILRDICRDQGKEAELIVNCGDIEADKSVVDYVSESLLHIIRNAVDHGLELPKEREAAGKNPKGSITFSAENTIGELMISVSDDGRGINLAKILEKAKEKHLLTKPEEEYDPQETLELILSPGFTTNQEVTEYSGRGVGLDVVKNILEEAGGHLYIQSEEGKGSTFTITLPLSLATIECTRFRVGEYRFSVPSRYVQRFFSYEENRDYIHWRNDKKYILYDSRMFPLLDLREAYQIEGAYPDTSLLVYVKSAKREGVLIIDSMYEQKRIVVKQLPALFGPGFRRHTGISGCSIMGNGKICAALDIETLIEKFTKEAVHERE from the coding sequence ATGGGATATTTCGATGCAGATGCAGAAGAAATGCTGGAAGTGTACCTTCTGGAGACACGCCAGCTTATGGAACAGCTAAACGGAGTCCTGCTGGAAGCGGATAAAAACAAGACGTTTTCAGAGGATGATATCAATACAGTTTTCAGGATCATGCACACCATCAAAAGCTCTTCCGCCATGATGGGGCTTCACGCTCTGTCAGGCATGGCACATAAACTGGAAGACCTCTTCTCCTATTACAGGGAGCAGAAAGGGGAGATCAGCCGCATAAAGCCGGAGCTGTTTGACCTGCTGTTTAAGGTGTCTGATTTTGTGGATAATGAACTGAAGCGGATGCTTGAGGATAATTATACGCCAAAGGATACTAACGAGATAGAGAAGAAAATAGAAGACTACCTGAAAAGTCTGGAGGAGTTAAGTCATATAAAAGATGCGGCGGATATGCCTATACCGGCAGAAGCGGATTCTGCTTCTTCCCGGACAGAAGAAACAGAAAAAAAATCAGAGACCATACCGGTAGGAATCCCGGAAAGCTTCCAGAAAAAGCCAGGTGTTGTTATACGGATCCGGTTTGAAGAAGGCTGCCGTATGGAGAACATCCGTGCCTATATGATCATCAGAAAGATCGGAAGTCTCTGCAGCAGTGTGGAGAGTTATCCCCAGGATTTGGAAAAATCCCAGCAGGGAGCAGAGTATATCAACAAAAACGGGGTTTTCATCCGGTTTGAAAGTGATAAAAAGGAAGAAGTCCTGGATGCAGTCAAACGCGGACTTTTTGTAAAGGATCATGAAGTCCTCAGAGATGAAGAGAAGAAACCGGAAGCACCGCCGGAAAAGAAAGCACGGAAAGCGGACAGTCCTTCAGAGACAAAAGAGGTGGAGTTTCTCAATGTACGGACGGACCGTTTGGACAGACTTCAAAACCTGTCGGGAGAACTGCTGATACTGATGCTGACTCTGGATGAGGAGCTGAAAAGCCGTGGTATGGATGATTTAAGAGAAGGGACGGCCTATCAGGTCAACCGTCTGATCGAGGAGATGGAGCGTACCGTCATGGAAATCCGTATGGTCCCCGTGTCAAAGGTCATTCCAAAGCTGAAGCGGATTCTGCGGGATATCTGCAGGGACCAGGGAAAAGAAGCGGAACTGATTGTAAACTGTGGTGATATTGAAGCGGATAAAAGTGTGGTGGACTATGTCTCAGAATCGCTGCTCCATATTATCAGAAACGCGGTGGACCATGGACTGGAACTTCCGAAAGAGCGTGAGGCAGCAGGCAAGAATCCAAAAGGCAGCATTACTTTCAGTGCGGAAAATACCATAGGTGAGCTGATGATCTCCGTTTCTGATGACGGAAGAGGCATAAACTTAGCAAAAATCCTGGAAAAAGCCAAGGAAAAACATCTCCTTACAAAACCGGAAGAAGAGTACGATCCCCAGGAGACTCTGGAACTGATCCTCTCCCCTGGGTTTACCACCAATCAGGAGGTTACAGAGTATTCGGGCCGGGGCGTAGGTTTGGATGTGGTGAAGAATATTCTGGAGGAGGCAGGGGGCCATCTGTATATCCAGAGTGAGGAGGGGAAGGGAAGCACCTTCACGATCACCCTCCCCCTGTCCCTGGCCACCATTGAGTGTACCAGGTTCCGGGTGGGAGAATACCGCTTTTCTGTTCCATCCAGATATGTACAGCGCTTTTTCAGCTATGAGGAGAACAGAGATTATATACACTGGAGAAATGACAAAAAGTATATCTTGTATGACAGCCGTATGTTTCCCCTGCTGGATTTGAGGGAAGCTTACCAGATAGAGGGCGCATATCCTGACACCTCCCTTTTGGTATATGTGAAAAGCGCCAAGCGGGAGGGTGTTCTTATCATTGACTCTATGTATGAGCAGAAGAGGATCGTGGTGAAGCAGCTTCCGGCTCTGTTCGGCCCTGGCTTCAGGCGGCATACGGGCATCAGCGGATGCAGTATTATGGGAAACGGCAAAATATGTGCGGCTCTTGATATTGAAACCCTGATTGAAAAGTTTACGAAGGAGGCAGTCCATGAGCGAGAGTGA
- a CDS encoding methyl-accepting chemotaxis protein has translation MKNYFLNLKIGTKLIAAFASIIVLYIFTVFISLHTIRNMSEKIDNFYNQPFANVEASMSMLSNLHLVGKNLTIMAATDNVMDEDELMMQTKSASQEVEKKLEFLQTGYGSDTELIKNLGEGFASYKLTRDRVISLLESGDAKQALEIYVNEYASKMKQVSDTLSQVTDECIMDAENTLNTSLISNGEARIMILILAFVSILITCVLWLTITRSILKPVNEIKKAAQSVAEGKLQANLSFTSRNELGQLAESIRQTTMALNAYVSEIKTGMTALGKGKLNYRTKVKFKGDFVALGDALDEIGELLRNAIRQINGSAEQVAGGAEQVSNAAQTLAQGTSQQASSIEELAVSISEITESINGNAEKAVRSSKLADNVGRSLENNDQQMHRLLTAIKEIKNNSQEITGIVKEIEDIAFQTNILALNASVEAARAGEAGRGFSVVAGEVRRLASKTAEASKLTAGLVDKNSEAVNVGMDTVHTTADSLKDSVERAQEVNQMMDEISEVSVQQADAIMQVRKSMDLISDIVQGNSASSEESAAASEELSAQAQMLKELVEQFEI, from the coding sequence ATGAAAAACTACTTTTTGAATCTGAAAATAGGAACAAAACTGATCGCAGCTTTTGCGTCAATTATTGTTTTGTATATATTTACTGTTTTCATCTCTCTGCATACCATCCGGAACATGTCGGAAAAAATAGATAATTTTTATAACCAGCCTTTCGCCAATGTGGAAGCGTCCATGAGTATGTTGTCCAACCTTCATCTGGTTGGAAAGAATCTGACTATTATGGCGGCAACGGATAATGTCATGGATGAAGATGAACTGATGATGCAGACAAAGTCAGCTAGTCAGGAAGTGGAAAAAAAGCTGGAATTTCTGCAGACCGGATACGGAAGTGATACAGAACTGATCAAGAATCTGGGCGAAGGATTCGCATCCTATAAACTCACCAGGGACAGGGTCATATCCCTGCTGGAGAGCGGTGATGCAAAACAAGCGTTGGAAATCTATGTAAATGAATACGCATCAAAAATGAAACAAGTAAGTGATACCCTCTCCCAGGTGACCGATGAATGTATAATGGATGCGGAGAATACGCTGAATACTTCCCTGATATCCAACGGGGAGGCCAGGATCATGATCCTTATCCTGGCTTTTGTCAGTATCCTGATCACCTGTGTCTTGTGGCTGACCATTACCAGAAGTATTCTAAAACCTGTAAATGAGATAAAAAAAGCGGCGCAGTCTGTGGCGGAGGGGAAACTTCAGGCCAATCTGTCCTTTACCTCCCGAAATGAGCTGGGGCAGCTTGCGGAAAGCATCCGTCAGACCACAATGGCCCTGAATGCCTATGTATCGGAAATTAAGACAGGAATGACAGCCCTTGGCAAAGGAAAGTTGAACTATCGTACCAAAGTAAAATTCAAAGGGGACTTTGTAGCCCTGGGAGATGCCCTGGATGAAATCGGGGAGCTGCTGCGCAATGCGATCCGGCAGATCAACGGCAGTGCGGAGCAGGTGGCAGGCGGCGCGGAACAGGTATCTAACGCTGCACAGACCCTGGCACAGGGGACATCCCAGCAGGCCAGCTCCATTGAGGAATTGGCTGTCAGCATCAGCGAGATCACAGAGAGCATCAACGGCAATGCAGAGAAAGCCGTAAGATCCAGCAAACTGGCAGATAACGTGGGACGCAGCCTGGAAAACAATGACCAGCAGATGCACAGACTGCTGACCGCCATAAAAGAGATCAAGAACAATTCTCAGGAGATCACCGGGATTGTAAAAGAAATAGAGGATATTGCCTTCCAGACCAATATACTGGCTCTGAACGCATCTGTGGAGGCAGCAAGAGCCGGGGAAGCAGGAAGAGGCTTCTCTGTGGTGGCCGGAGAGGTCCGCCGCCTGGCATCTAAGACAGCGGAAGCATCCAAACTGACTGCAGGACTGGTAGATAAGAATTCAGAGGCAGTCAATGTAGGGATGGATACGGTCCATACCACGGCTGACTCTTTAAAGGACTCTGTAGAAAGGGCCCAGGAAGTAAATCAGATGATGGATGAAATCTCAGAAGTATCGGTCCAGCAGGCGGATGCGATCATGCAGGTGCGCAAAAGCATGGATTTGATCTCTGATATTGTACAGGGCAATTCGGCATCCTCGGAGGAGAGCGCGGCTGCCAGTGAGGAGCTGTCCGCACAGGCGCAGATGTTAAAGGAACTGGTGGAACAATTTGAGATTTGA
- a CDS encoding CheR family methyltransferase, with product MIRLKEEEFAEIVEYMRQSYGINLEKKKTLIECRMSKELESQGVTTFGRYMELLKKDKTGMTASNMVSRLTTNYTYFMREPAHFTILRDHILPELSKSSRGILNVWCAGCSTGEECYTIAMILQDNRDRTGKLLNYRILATDISGQVLEKAGKGIYTAKEVEGLQADWKNKYFRSADAKTFCVEERLKQNIRFQNQNLLSPYMGTEQFDLIFCRNVMIYFDKKAKETLVKKLEASLKPGGYLVIGHAELLNRGEIKLEPVFPAVYKKNREKLR from the coding sequence GTGATCAGGCTTAAAGAAGAAGAATTTGCTGAGATAGTGGAATATATGCGTCAGAGTTACGGCATTAATCTGGAGAAAAAAAAGACATTGATCGAATGCCGCATGTCCAAAGAACTGGAATCCCAGGGTGTGACAACCTTTGGCAGATATATGGAGCTTTTAAAGAAAGACAAAACCGGAATGACGGCTTCCAATATGGTAAGCCGTCTGACTACCAATTATACATATTTTATGAGGGAGCCGGCTCATTTTACAATCCTGCGTGACCATATCCTGCCGGAATTATCCAAAAGCAGCAGAGGTATTCTGAATGTTTGGTGCGCGGGATGTTCCACCGGAGAAGAGTGTTATACCATTGCCATGATCCTGCAGGATAACAGGGACCGGACAGGAAAACTGTTAAATTACAGGATCCTGGCAACAGACATTTCCGGTCAGGTGTTGGAAAAGGCGGGGAAGGGGATCTACACGGCAAAAGAAGTGGAAGGGCTTCAGGCGGATTGGAAGAATAAATACTTTCGGTCAGCGGATGCAAAAACATTCTGTGTGGAGGAGCGGCTGAAGCAGAACATCCGGTTTCAGAATCAGAATCTGCTGTCACCTTATATGGGGACGGAGCAGTTTGATCTGATCTTCTGTAGAAATGTTATGATATATTTTGATAAAAAAGCCAAGGAGACCCTGGTGAAGAAACTGGAGGCCAGCCTGAAGCCGGGGGGCTATCTGGTGATTGGACACGCTGAACTTTTAAACCGCGGTGAGATCAAATTGGAACCGGTATTTCCTGCCGTGTATAAAAAAAATAGAGAGAAGCTAAGGTGA
- a CDS encoding response regulator codes for MEKKILIVDDAMFMRKSIRKILSEGGYANVEEARDGDEAIAMFGEYNPDLVLLDITMPGKSGLEVLEEILRQDEDAAVVMCSAMGQETVIQRAIVMGARDFIVKPFKKDEFLRIVDSCFPIDE; via the coding sequence ATGGAAAAGAAAATCTTGATTGTGGATGACGCCATGTTTATGAGAAAGTCCATCCGGAAAATTTTGTCCGAAGGAGGATATGCCAATGTGGAGGAGGCCAGGGACGGTGATGAGGCAATTGCCATGTTCGGAGAATACAACCCGGATCTGGTCCTTTTGGATATCACCATGCCGGGCAAATCCGGACTGGAAGTGCTGGAAGAGATTTTAAGGCAGGACGAGGATGCCGCGGTTGTAATGTGTTCAGCTATGGGTCAGGAAACTGTGATCCAGAGAGCGATTGTAATGGGGGCCAGAGATTTTATTGTAAAGCCGTTCAAGAAGGATGAGTTTTTAAGAATCGTGGACAGTTGTTTTCCCATAGATGAGTGA
- a CDS encoding GGDEF domain-containing response regulator: MDFNGKNIVLAVDDSLMVCKQIQTALKEEPVFLCEAHNGQEAVDMAMQYQPDLILLDVVLPDIEGYELIGKLKEVGQNEAAVLFLTSKDRDEDVVKGFSMGACDYIKKPFTTAELRSRVHAHLEMKKQKDMLNRQNKELLTNMEKLNFMAFRDGLTGLYNRRYVVGNLMEDMRDHNAEKATEVLIMADIDDFKKINDTYGHDAGDAALVCIANILEEQCRDHRVIRWGGEEFLIVLFAVTEEEAFEISERIRREVEAFRIYHPDGEFSCTLTMGLHTYKEPDRIEDSVNCADKALYYGKRNGKNRSVWYKDIR, encoded by the coding sequence ATGGATTTTAACGGTAAGAATATCGTTTTGGCTGTTGATGACAGCTTGATGGTATGTAAACAGATTCAGACAGCACTGAAAGAAGAGCCTGTTTTTCTCTGCGAGGCACATAATGGGCAGGAGGCTGTGGATATGGCTATGCAGTATCAGCCGGATTTGATCCTTCTGGATGTGGTACTGCCGGATATTGAGGGATATGAGCTGATTGGAAAACTGAAGGAAGTAGGGCAGAACGAAGCAGCAGTTTTGTTTCTCACTTCTAAAGACAGGGACGAGGATGTGGTCAAGGGATTTTCTATGGGCGCCTGCGATTATATCAAAAAGCCTTTCACCACTGCAGAACTGCGGTCCAGGGTTCACGCCCATCTTGAGATGAAAAAGCAGAAAGATATGCTGAACCGGCAGAATAAAGAGCTGCTCACCAATATGGAAAAGCTGAATTTTATGGCTTTCAGAGATGGGCTTACCGGTCTGTACAACAGGAGATATGTGGTTGGGAACCTTATGGAGGATATGAGGGACCATAATGCGGAGAAAGCCACAGAAGTTCTGATCATGGCAGATATTGATGACTTTAAGAAAATCAATGATACATACGGACACGATGCCGGGGATGCAGCACTTGTGTGTATTGCCAATATACTGGAAGAGCAGTGCAGGGACCACAGGGTCATCCGCTGGGGCGGGGAAGAGTTCCTGATCGTCCTCTTTGCCGTGACGGAGGAGGAGGCTTTTGAGATCAGTGAGCGTATCCGCAGGGAAGTGGAGGCATTCCGGATTTATCATCCGGACGGGGAATTCTCCTGTACATTGACTATGGGGCTTCATACCTATAAGGAACCGGACAGGATAGAGGACAGCGTCAACTGTGCGGATAAAGCACTTTACTACGGGAAACGAAACGGAAAGAACCGCAGTGTCTGGTACAAAGACATACGGTGA
- a CDS encoding chemotaxis protein CheC, with translation MNCEVELEELSKDFIKELGNIGTGNAVSALSQLLNCPLEIDTPNLRVLPFQQITEIIAEAETPLTGIMVEVFGEINGMFLFLLDETFTGQVVRLVLGEEITDFTRLTEMEESLLLELGNIMCGSYIRALSQLLDMEMDVSVPQISVDMGGAILTAAMSRFLRTSEELLMIDNLFCMNTGTFSGRILFLPEMDTLHTLLRKLEELQNG, from the coding sequence ATGAATTGTGAAGTGGAATTGGAGGAACTTTCTAAGGATTTTATAAAGGAGCTGGGCAATATCGGGACCGGAAATGCGGTCAGTGCTCTGTCTCAGCTTCTGAACTGTCCGCTGGAGATTGATACGCCCAATCTGAGAGTATTGCCTTTTCAGCAGATAACAGAGATCATTGCCGAAGCGGAAACACCGCTCACAGGAATTATGGTGGAAGTTTTCGGAGAGATAAACGGTATGTTTCTCTTTCTTCTGGATGAGACGTTTACCGGCCAGGTGGTGCGTCTGGTACTGGGTGAGGAGATAACAGATTTCACCAGACTGACAGAGATGGAAGAATCATTGCTGCTGGAACTGGGGAATATTATGTGCGGCTCTTATATCCGGGCCCTGTCCCAGCTTCTGGATATGGAGATGGATGTTTCGGTTCCCCAGATCAGCGTTGATATGGGCGGTGCCATACTCACTGCCGCTATGTCACGTTTTCTCAGAACAAGTGAGGAACTCTTGATGATAGATAATCTGTTCTGTATGAATACCGGAACTTTTTCAGGCCGTATCTTGTTCCTTCCGGAAATGGATACTCTGCATACTTTGCTCCGGAAACTTGAGGAGTTGCAAAATGGATAA
- a CDS encoding chemotaxis protein CheW: MSESEITEILCFPGSRKNYAVDFSCVVEISYDFKISKIPCMPWDFEGVCSYKGAMIPVIKIEEAQEADEGNQSRVIVVIVKHRKYFLGIRLSREPYIISYTDAEKITNPLGVAASERWKEKGLYRYRDKLYSVIDVEKTLEGMVFYP, translated from the coding sequence ATGAGCGAGAGTGAAATAACGGAAATTCTGTGTTTTCCCGGTAGCAGAAAAAATTATGCAGTGGACTTTTCCTGCGTGGTTGAGATCAGCTATGACTTTAAGATTTCAAAGATTCCGTGTATGCCATGGGATTTTGAGGGGGTGTGCAGCTACAAGGGAGCTATGATTCCTGTCATAAAGATTGAGGAGGCACAGGAAGCGGATGAGGGGAATCAGAGTCGGGTGATCGTGGTGATCGTAAAGCACCGGAAGTATTTTCTGGGCATCCGGCTTTCCAGGGAGCCGTACATCATCTCCTATACAGATGCGGAAAAGATAACAAATCCACTGGGCGTAGCTGCTTCAGAGAGATGGAAAGAGAAGGGGCTTTACCGGTACAGGGATAAATTGTATTCCGTCATTGATGTGGAAAAAACACTGGAGGGCATGGTCTTTTATCCCTGA
- a CDS encoding amidohydrolase — MGQKLYENGTILTMEKQMYAEAVLVRDNKIAAVGKKEAVEAFASPDAERINLEGRTMMPAFLDAHSHFMACANGELQISLDGAGSFKEIAERIKNYISSRHIEKGTWLVGKGYDHNFLEERSHPDRRLLDEAAPDNPLVIQHQSGHMGVFSTEALRQLGIPMDGTGDLLEIPGGKIAVQSQIPTGYMEENAFLTFQKKIPLPSPKEFMEAVKKAQERYASHGITLVQEGFMVEEMLPLYQGIISAGILKLDIVGYLDIKGTGKFLDAMKQHREGFFRHFKIGGYKIFLDGSPQGRTAWMRTPYTPGEEGAGYRGYPVHTEEEVLTFVRRAMEEHMQLLAHCNGDAACEQYIRAFEKAVSMDSSVLPADIRPVMIHAQLLGIDQIPSVKAMGMIPSFFAAHVYHWGDIHTANFGMERASHISPAASAQKEGVVYTFHQDSPVIEPDMLETVWCAVNRCTKDGKVLGSKERISVEEALKAVTLHTAYQYFEERERGSIAPGKRADFVILSENPLEKEKMQIREIRVLSTIKDGEVIYRRDPDCF, encoded by the coding sequence ATGGGACAGAAACTATATGAGAATGGAACGATCCTGACTATGGAAAAGCAGATGTATGCGGAAGCGGTACTTGTCAGGGACAATAAAATAGCGGCGGTGGGAAAGAAAGAGGCTGTGGAGGCTTTTGCTTCCCCGGATGCAGAGAGGATAAACCTGGAAGGAAGGACCATGATGCCGGCCTTTTTGGATGCCCACAGCCATTTTATGGCCTGTGCCAACGGGGAACTGCAGATTTCACTGGATGGTGCGGGAAGTTTCAAGGAGATTGCGGAGCGCATAAAGAACTATATCAGCAGCAGGCACATAGAAAAAGGGACATGGCTGGTGGGAAAAGGATATGACCACAATTTTCTGGAGGAGAGATCCCATCCTGACAGGCGTCTTCTGGATGAGGCAGCACCCGACAATCCTCTGGTCATCCAGCACCAGTCCGGCCATATGGGGGTCTTTAGCACAGAGGCCCTCAGGCAGTTAGGCATTCCCATGGACGGGACCGGAGACCTTTTGGAAATACCGGGGGGAAAAATTGCAGTGCAGAGCCAAATCCCCACAGGGTACATGGAGGAGAATGCATTCCTTACCTTTCAGAAAAAAATCCCGCTTCCCTCACCCAAAGAATTTATGGAGGCTGTAAAAAAGGCGCAGGAAAGATATGCCTCCCACGGAATCACCTTGGTTCAGGAGGGCTTTATGGTGGAGGAGATGCTTCCTCTTTATCAGGGGATCATAAGTGCCGGGATTTTGAAGCTGGATATAGTGGGATATCTGGACATAAAAGGCACAGGAAAATTTCTGGATGCCATGAAACAACACAGAGAAGGATTTTTCCGCCACTTTAAGATCGGGGGATACAAAATCTTTCTGGACGGTTCTCCCCAGGGCAGGACAGCCTGGATGAGGACTCCTTATACACCGGGAGAGGAAGGCGCGGGATACCGGGGATATCCGGTACACACAGAGGAAGAGGTCCTCACTTTTGTGCGCCGGGCCATGGAAGAACACATGCAGCTACTGGCCCACTGCAATGGAGATGCGGCCTGCGAACAGTATATCCGGGCTTTTGAAAAGGCTGTTTCCATGGATAGCAGTGTACTTCCCGCTGATATCCGCCCGGTTATGATACATGCGCAGCTTCTTGGAATTGACCAGATACCAAGTGTAAAGGCCATGGGTATGATCCCCTCCTTCTTTGCCGCACATGTGTACCACTGGGGAGATATCCATACAGCCAATTTCGGCATGGAGCGCGCTTCCCATATAAGTCCGGCAGCTTCCGCCCAAAAAGAGGGCGTTGTCTACACCTTCCACCAGGATTCTCCGGTCATTGAACCGGATATGCTGGAAACCGTGTGGTGCGCTGTGAACCGCTGTACAAAGGACGGAAAAGTGCTTGGAAGTAAGGAGCGCATCTCTGTGGAGGAGGCGCTGAAGGCTGTCACCCTGCATACAGCATACCAGTATTTTGAGGAGCGGGAGAGAGGCAGCATTGCGCCGGGAAAGAGGGCTGATTTTGTGATCCTGTCAGAAAATCCCCTGGAGAAGGAAAAGATGCAGATAAGAGAGATCAGGGTCCTGTCCACCATAAAAGACGGGGAGGTCATTTACCGCAGGGACCCTGACTGCTTTTAG